The Oncorhynchus mykiss isolate Arlee chromosome 5, USDA_OmykA_1.1, whole genome shotgun sequence DNA window GGTTTGATGGGCCTGGACCCGGGGTTTGGCAGCCCTGCTGTGGTTCAAGTGGAACGGAGATACAGATCTCCAGTGTTCCCGACCGTGCAGCCTGCCCAAAGCCTCTTCAGTAGTAACTTAGAGCATAGTGCCAACACACAGTGATAGTTTCACGTACAGTTTATGCtgttcttcctctttctctcgctctctctccctgtctttcacATGGAtatcctctccgctcctcttcgTCACTTCTCTGCCAGTCCCCAGTCATGTTTATTCAGTTTGTTTGCACTCCGTCACGAGGAAATCGAGGGGGCACTTTcttcctgacccctcagtctgcCACTCTTTGATTCTGGTCCTGTTTTTCAATAGTCTCTGTCCACCTCCACCCCTCACCCCCTTCTCACCCCCCTCTGAGCACAGACATATTTGACCCCCCTTGGATGTCTCTGTAGCCAGTGAGGAGAGAGGTAAGCAGGGGAGGATTGTGTTTCCTCTCCACGTTCTGTTCAGAGAGAGGGGTGTGGATTATTTTGCCAGGTGTCTCCTTTGGCTCTgggaatatatatttttccccCGTGGTTGAAGAAAACGTATCCTTTGTTTGGGTGGAGTGGATCTGCCGACACAGCTGGCCCATGCATAAGACCGGGAGGTCACAGCTAGATGTGATACATTCTGTCAGCATGCAGCATACTCATGCATACCTGATCACACCTGCCCACCCACACCTGAGCTAACATTTCTTTAGGGTTAGCTAGCAATGCACACAGCTTTGGAAATACAGCCACAAATCTCATTGATCATTGAATGATGAGGATGTTTGTCTGCTGTGAGTGTTCTGATCACATGGCGCAAAAGTTTGTGAATGGTTTTCTATAGCTCAGATGGATGTGATTTGTTTATATGGTGTGAATGAAACAACTAACCCATGCTGTATTTTCTGTTGCTTTAGGTTTCCCTAAGGGTGGAGCGGTGCCCTCTTTTGGCCGGGTCAGCAACACTGCACCGGTACCCAAAGGTCCTGACCGCCCTGCTCCCCAGGCGCACCCCAAGGACCAGGACTCCCTGGTGCAGCGGGCCGAACACATCGCAGCAGGAACACGCACACCCATGTGTGGCCACTGTGACAAGGTCATCAGGTACATAACGACTGTCAGTAGGGGAAATTTGGACGCAGCGTAATCCTGTGGGTTCACTTCTGATTAGTTTAGTCCCTCTCATATGTGTCTGACATATTGAATTTAAAGTTAATTTTATCCTGACCTCTGCCCACTTCCTGTTATCCACAGAGGTCCGTTCCTGGTGGCCATGGGCATGTCGTGGCACCCTGAGGAGTTTAACTGTTCCCACTGCCACACGTCTCTGGTGGAGTCGGGCTTcgtggaggagaggggaacagTGTACTGTGCTCACTGCTATGAAGAGTTCTTTGCCCCTACCTGCACCAGCTGCAAGCAGAAGGTCCTGGGGGTGAGTGACATACTCCAGGAGACAGTATAGTATCTTTGCCCCTACCTGCACCAGCTGCAAGCAGAAGGTCCTGGGGGTGAGTGACATACTCCAGGAGACAGTATAGTATCTTTGCCCCTACCTGCACCAGCTGCAAGCAGAAGGTCCTGGGGGTGAGTGACATACTCCAGGAGACAGTATAGTATCTCGGTTTGTCCACCTTGCTCAATCGTCTTCCTCTCCAAACCCACGGACACATATTGCAATCAAATGAGGACATTATGACATTATAGGGAATTATATTGCTGTCTTTTTTACAGGAAGTCATCAATGCCCTGAAACAGACCTGGCATGTGTACTGTTTCCTGTGTGCATCCTGCCAgcagccaatcagaaacaacaCCTTCCACATGGAGGACGGGCTGCCATACTGTgaaagaggtgagaggtcacagtAAGCAAGGTGTTTCGGAATGAACACGGCTTTGAAATGAATCAAATCATGAAAGTAACATTTGACTGACTCTCTTCCACCCAGATTATTACCAACTCTTTGGTACCAGTTGCCATGGTTGTGACTTCCCCATCGAGGCAGGAGACAAGTTTCTGGAGGCGTTGGGATTCACATGGCATGATACCTGCTTCGTATGTGCAGTAAGTCAGGCCTGCATGGAGCGAGTGATGGCGTCATGGTGAGAGATGTGAAATTATAGAGAATAGAAAGATTGTAGCactgatattactgtactgtctgtctgtcattcccTAGGTCTGCAGCACCAGTTTGGAGGGCCAAGCCTTCTTCTCTAAAAAGGACAAGGCCCTGTGCAAGAAACACGCCAACACAGTCAAGATCTGACCCGCCCCCAGGAGTGAAGAACAGAGGAAAACGGAGAAAGAATCTATTCTATCAGATGTAGATATTTTTGGTAGTTTTAAAAGATCGATTTATCTGATGACATTTATTGACGGGAATATAAGCTTTATATCTTATTTTGGTCAAACAAAGTGCATGAAGGAAGGAAGGTATCATTTTTCGTGAAATCTCAAATTGAAATGTTGAAATGTTCTCGACATACAGAGCTTGTCTATACTGTAGTTGGGTGAACAGACATGTATAAGGTAGATAGATACTCAAGATACCCAAAatccactacatactgtatgatccCATATAATTGATGTAGTTAAGTTAATTAAAGTGTTATTTTGGTAGATGAATGGGACCTTATAAAATGAGCTTGATTGGGTTGACAGATTAAAATCTAACTGTTACCTTATTGAGGATGATTAGAGCACCCAACCCCATTtattgtctctttctccctccccccgaGTGGTTGGGTCTGTAGACATATGTATGTATCCTGGTAGTATATTTATTGGGGCTGGTGGGATGTACTTTTTTTGGGGATTTATAGGGGCAGTTGCACATAGTGGTTCACTGTCATTTTATGAGAAGTAGGGATTTTCCATGTTTATCGTTCAATGTATGtatttaaaacatattttggggGATTTACTGCCCATTTATTTTGAACCTAAACTTAGACCCTAAGCACTACACAGcgaattcaaataatcaaagcttgatggtGAGTTGGTTATGTGAATCAGCTGTGTCGCgctagggggaaaaaaataaatgtacacctGGGGGGCCAAGACTGAGTTTGGGGAAACCCTGGTCTATGTAGTGTTTATTGGTGTAATTCATTCCATTCCCAATCATGTTTGTCATTATTAATCATCCAAACTTAGACTAAAAGTAAAATATCTTTGTCCATAAAATGTCAGTGTTGAAAATGATTTGTATTAGAGCTCTGTGGGATGGACACTGTTTTATTGGGAAATACAGTGCATTGGTCTactatttgtaaaaaataaaactaCGATTCAATCGTGTGTGTTTAGGTTGTTTTTATGTGTATCagcttgtctgtctctctatagtgGTCCCAGAACAATACCTCAATATGACCGGTTCATCCATTGATTACATGATGAAGTAAATCATTTTTTACAGCTTTAATGCCAACTCTCCTTATGTCAGGATGGGTGCTCTAAATGAAGTGTTTCGACACACATCATGCACCACTATAACGAAATATTGTTCTGTCTCAGATGAGGCCATAGAGAACGGCACAAGCTTGAGTCCCCTCACACTCACCTAGGCGGGAAAAGTACAACGTCTACATGGAGACAGGGAAGATAATACCTCTCACAGGGGTCGGTCCTGTCTCCAATTGTCGTTTATTTGCAATGTTTTGGCAAAATCGCCTCACTAGAGAAATGCAACAGTGCAgactacaatacatttttttcaaataAACAATGACAAAAAAATGTTTATAGGGGAACATTTGAAAGTTGTTGCCAAATCTGCAATATTTCCATTGGTAGACAAAGTGAAAAGGAACACTTGGAGTAGTGCAGGATACCTAACTGTACTTCTCCAAGACGTCGGAGGTGGGAGCCATATACTGGACTC harbors:
- the pdlim5b gene encoding PDZ and LIM domain protein 5b isoform X4 — encoded protein: MSSNYSVSLVGPAPWGFRLQGGKDFCLPLTISRLTDGGKAAKARMSVGDVVLSIDGIATNSMNHLEAQNKIKACTDDLNLTLQKASSVPKADAPKEDEEEETKIPPKTATRRNRVEPELNHSSPLSEASKKRMIEDTEDWHPRTGTSQSRSFRILAQITGTENDQAQENSTGKKEVVEDALPSAHITSVKTMTKVPGAPRNGVPPPTFKTPSTQVKPSWPAGGSAGFPKGGAVPSFGRVSNTAPVPKGPDRPAPQAHPKDQDSLVQRAEHIAAGTRTPMCGHCDKVIRGPFLVAMGMSWHPEEFNCSHCHTSLVESGFVEERGTVYCAHCYEEFFAPTCTSCKQKVLGEVINALKQTWHVYCFLCASCQQPIRNNTFHMEDGLPYCERDYYQLFGTSCHGCDFPIEAGDKFLEALGFTWHDTCFVCAVCSTSLEGQAFFSKKDKALCKKHANTVKI
- the pdlim5b gene encoding PDZ and LIM domain protein 5b isoform X5, which codes for MSSNYSVSLVGPAPWGFRLQGGKDFCLPLTISRLTDGGKAAKARMSVGDVVLSIDGIATNSMNHLEAQNKIKACTDDLNLTLQKASSVPKADAPKEDEEEETKIPPKTATRRVEPELNHSSPLSEASKKRMIEDTEDWHPRTGTSQSRSFRILAQITGTENDQAQENSTGKKEVVEDALPSAHITSVKTMTKVPGAPRNGVPPPTFKTPSTQVKPSWPAGGSAGFPKGGAVPSFGRVSNTAPVPKGPDRPAPQAHPKDQDSLVQRAEHIAAGTRTPMCGHCDKVIRGPFLVAMGMSWHPEEFNCSHCHTSLVESGFVEERGTVYCAHCYEEFFAPTCTSCKQKVLGEVINALKQTWHVYCFLCASCQQPIRNNTFHMEDGLPYCERDYYQLFGTSCHGCDFPIEAGDKFLEALGFTWHDTCFVCAVCSTSLEGQAFFSKKDKALCKKHANTVKI
- the pdlim5b gene encoding PDZ and LIM domain protein 5b isoform X6, which translates into the protein MSSNYSVSLVGPAPWGFRLQGGKDFCLPLTISRLTDGGKAAKARMSVGDVVLSIDGIATNSMNHLEAQNKIKACTDDLNLTLQKASSVPKADAPKEDEEEETKNRVEPELNHSSPLSEASKKRMIEDTEDWHPRTGTSQSRSFRILAQITGTENDQAQENSTGKKEVVEDALPSAHITSVKTMTKVPGAPRNGVPPPTFKTPSTQVKPSWPAGGSAGFPKGGAVPSFGRVSNTAPVPKGPDRPAPQAHPKDQDSLVQRAEHIAAGTRTPMCGHCDKVIRGPFLVAMGMSWHPEEFNCSHCHTSLVESGFVEERGTVYCAHCYEEFFAPTCTSCKQKVLGEVINALKQTWHVYCFLCASCQQPIRNNTFHMEDGLPYCERDYYQLFGTSCHGCDFPIEAGDKFLEALGFTWHDTCFVCAVCSTSLEGQAFFSKKDKALCKKHANTVKI